From the genome of Virgibacillus proomii, one region includes:
- a CDS encoding tyrosine-protein phosphatase: MIDIHSHILPGVDDGAKNEQESLNMARAAIEQGIQTIVATPHHQNGAFNNFRLEIKSSVEILNEFFKREGVPLTVLPGQETRIYGEMVEGLRQQELLPINHSKYLLVEFPASEVPRYTTQLLFDIQLEGYTPVIVHPERNRQLLEHPNLLYEFVSKGALTQVTAGSVIGKFGKDIQKFTNQIIEANLTHFIASDAHNTTSRKFWLQEAYEEVKKNYGSDYFYMFLENSNLLIDNDNVNQLEPMRVKKKKKFLGLF; encoded by the coding sequence TTGATTGATATTCATAGTCATATATTACCCGGTGTTGATGATGGTGCAAAAAACGAACAAGAAAGCTTAAATATGGCTAGAGCAGCAATTGAACAAGGAATTCAAACGATTGTAGCAACACCGCATCATCAAAATGGTGCGTTTAATAATTTTCGCTTGGAAATTAAAAGTAGTGTAGAAATTTTAAATGAATTCTTCAAACGAGAAGGTGTGCCGCTTACTGTTTTACCTGGACAGGAAACACGCATTTACGGGGAAATGGTAGAAGGGCTTCGTCAGCAAGAATTACTCCCTATAAACCATAGCAAATACCTACTTGTTGAATTCCCTGCTAGTGAAGTTCCTCGTTACACGACACAATTACTGTTTGATATCCAATTGGAAGGATACACCCCAGTCATCGTACATCCTGAGCGCAATCGTCAGCTCTTGGAGCATCCAAATTTGTTATATGAATTTGTCTCCAAAGGTGCGTTAACACAGGTAACAGCTGGTAGTGTTATCGGTAAATTTGGTAAGGATATTCAAAAGTTTACCAACCAAATTATTGAAGCCAATTTGACACATTTTATCGCTTCCGATGCACATAATACAACATCGAGAAAATTTTGGCTCCAAGAAGCTTATGAAGAAGTGAAGAAGAATTATGGAAGTGACTATTTCTATATGTTTCTGGAAAATAGTAATCTATTGATAGATAATGATAATGTGAACCAATTAGAACCAATGCGGGTCAAAAAGAAGAAAAAATTTCTTGGACTATTTTAA
- a CDS encoding response regulator transcription factor, which yields MTRIMLIDDQQLFIDGMKALLLKEKDMEVIAKATTGRTGLQQFMEHLPELVLIDIHMPHTDAIKLILHMKEVKPNVKVLVLTSFTDEDLIISAIYAGADGFLLKNLNGDRLKDSIRKVMNDEVIFSGEVAQILAKRVLERRLDKRELLDEAFQQKGIHLSNRELDVAYLMAKGISNKHIAERLFLSEGTVKNYISNIYQTFQINNRKELIAYFRQLLDKKVLT from the coding sequence ATGACACGAATTATGCTGATAGATGACCAACAATTATTTATAGACGGTATGAAAGCGTTGTTGTTGAAAGAAAAGGATATGGAGGTAATTGCCAAAGCAACAACTGGAAGAACCGGACTGCAGCAATTTATGGAACATCTTCCAGAACTTGTGCTAATCGATATTCATATGCCACATACGGATGCAATTAAGCTGATTTTACATATGAAAGAAGTTAAGCCTAATGTTAAGGTTCTTGTACTGACATCTTTTACGGATGAAGATTTAATCATTTCCGCCATTTATGCTGGTGCCGATGGTTTTCTACTGAAAAACTTAAATGGTGACCGCTTAAAAGACAGTATCCGAAAAGTGATGAATGATGAGGTTATTTTCTCTGGAGAGGTTGCGCAAATCCTGGCCAAGCGAGTTTTAGAAAGGCGGCTGGATAAACGTGAGTTGCTTGATGAAGCGTTTCAGCAAAAAGGGATTCACTTATCTAATCGCGAGCTGGACGTCGCCTATTTAATGGCAAAAGGGATTTCCAATAAGCATATCGCTGAACGATTGTTTCTTAGTGAAGGAACAGTAAAAAATTATATCAGCAACATTTATCAAACCTTTCAAATAAATAATCGAAAAGAGTTAATTGCATATTTCCGACAATTACTGGATAAAAAAGTACTAACTTAA
- a CDS encoding polysaccharide biosynthesis protein, with protein MGYKVRLGLLILLDSLIVATAIFAASWIVYPYTEVVSMDAIVISAIALVLFHHIFASIFKLYNKVWAYASIGELKAIVLAITLSIIGTAIVQFIVNDFSIYKRALIVTWMIHIILIGGSRFIWRMLRDRYINNGKELKRTLIVGAGSAGAMIARQLRDQSHEAELQPVAFVDDDMTKQRMQLYSLPVVGKVRDIPRVVEEMEIEHIVIAIPSLRNGQLKKIVDFCNQTNAKVQMIPKIEDLMTGKVSVSHLKNVEVEDLLGRVPVQLDIRSISKYVTKNTVMVTGAGGSIGSEICRQIMKFSPSKIVLFGHGEFSIYTIDMELGEKYRDVGIEIIPVIGDVQDRNRIFEVIGTYKPQIIYHAAAHKHVPLMEKNPHEAVKNNIIGTKNVAEAADTFGVDTFVLVSTDKAVNPTNVMGATKRIAEMIIQDLAIRSKTKFTAVRFGNVLGSRGSVIPLFKKQIERGGPVTVTDPEMTRYFMTIPEASRLVIQAGTLAKGGEIFVLDMGEPVKIVDLAKNLIKLSGYTEEEVPITYTGIRPGEKMYEELLSKDEIHSNAVYEKIYVGKTSEVDRQIVRRLIENFEDYTRKDLKDTLMKIVYMEHAYVNVKGS; from the coding sequence ATGGGGTACAAAGTAAGGCTGGGTCTATTAATCTTGTTAGACTCGCTCATTGTCGCGACAGCAATATTTGCTGCTTCGTGGATCGTATACCCTTATACAGAAGTTGTCAGTATGGACGCTATTGTTATAAGTGCTATTGCCTTAGTACTATTTCATCATATTTTTGCGTCGATTTTTAAGCTGTACAATAAAGTATGGGCTTATGCCAGTATTGGAGAATTAAAAGCAATTGTTTTGGCTATCACATTATCGATTATTGGAACGGCCATTGTGCAATTTATTGTAAATGATTTTTCGATTTATAAACGAGCACTTATTGTCACATGGATGATTCATATTATTTTAATTGGTGGATCACGTTTTATTTGGCGAATGTTACGTGATAGATACATAAATAATGGAAAAGAACTTAAGCGAACGTTAATTGTTGGAGCAGGATCAGCTGGAGCGATGATTGCCCGACAATTACGTGATCAAAGTCATGAGGCAGAACTACAACCAGTTGCCTTTGTCGATGATGATATGACAAAGCAACGGATGCAACTATATAGCTTGCCTGTTGTTGGTAAAGTGAGAGATATTCCGCGGGTTGTCGAGGAAATGGAGATCGAACATATTGTGATCGCTATTCCTTCGCTTCGTAATGGACAATTGAAGAAAATTGTCGACTTTTGTAATCAAACAAATGCAAAAGTGCAAATGATCCCGAAAATTGAAGATTTAATGACAGGGAAAGTATCTGTCAGCCATTTAAAAAACGTCGAGGTGGAAGATTTACTAGGAAGAGTACCTGTACAGCTCGATATTCGTTCGATTTCCAAATATGTCACAAAAAATACAGTAATGGTCACTGGCGCAGGAGGCTCCATTGGTTCTGAGATTTGTCGGCAAATCATGAAATTTTCACCAAGCAAAATTGTCTTATTTGGTCATGGTGAATTCAGCATTTATACGATTGATATGGAATTAGGTGAAAAATATCGTGATGTCGGCATTGAAATCATTCCGGTCATTGGAGATGTGCAGGATCGCAACCGTATTTTTGAAGTGATAGGGACATATAAGCCGCAAATTATCTATCATGCAGCTGCCCATAAGCATGTACCATTAATGGAGAAAAATCCACATGAAGCGGTAAAAAATAACATAATTGGTACAAAGAACGTCGCAGAAGCTGCAGATACATTTGGTGTCGATACATTCGTTTTAGTATCTACCGACAAGGCAGTGAATCCGACGAATGTGATGGGAGCAACGAAACGGATTGCAGAGATGATTATTCAGGATTTAGCTATTCGCAGCAAAACCAAGTTTACAGCAGTACGGTTTGGAAATGTGCTTGGTAGCAGGGGAAGCGTAATTCCGTTATTTAAAAAGCAGATTGAAAGAGGCGGCCCCGTCACCGTAACGGATCCAGAAATGACGCGTTACTTTATGACGATCCCAGAAGCATCTCGCCTCGTTATTCAAGCAGGAACCTTGGCTAAAGGCGGGGAAATTTTTGTGCTTGATATGGGTGAACCGGTAAAAATTGTTGATTTAGCGAAAAACTTGATAAAACTATCCGGCTATACGGAAGAAGAAGTTCCAATTACTTATACAGGTATTCGACCTGGTGAAAAAATGTATGAAGAATTACTTAGTAAAGATGAAATTCACTCTAATGCTGTCTATGAGAAAATTTATGTCGGAAAAACTTCCGAAGTGGATCGTCAAATTGTTCGTAGACTTATTGAGAACTTCGAAGATTATACAAGAAAAGATTTAAAGGATACACTGATGAAAATTGTTTATATGGAGCATGCGTATGTAAATGTAAAGGGATCATAA
- the galU gene encoding UTP--glucose-1-phosphate uridylyltransferase GalU: protein MKTIKKAIIPAAGLGTRFLPATKAMPKEMLPIVDKPTIQYIIEEAVQSGIEDIIIVTGKTKRAIEDHFDNNYELEDNLMKKEKFDLLEKVKQPSKVDIHYIRQKEPKGLGHAVWCARKFIGNEPFAVLLGDDIVQAETPGLRQLIDQFEETQCSVVGVQQVPMEETHRYGIVDPNTIEGRRYQVNHFVEKPKQGTAPSNLAIMGRYVLTPEIFTFLDRQEIGAGGEIQLTDAIQKLNEVQTVYAYDFEGKRYDVGEKLGFVKTTIDLALKNEEIRKELLKYLVEKVKATSIH, encoded by the coding sequence ATGAAAACTATTAAAAAAGCAATTATTCCAGCAGCTGGATTAGGGACAAGATTCCTACCGGCAACCAAAGCGATGCCGAAAGAAATGTTGCCAATTGTAGATAAACCGACGATTCAGTATATCATTGAAGAAGCAGTACAATCGGGCATTGAAGATATCATTATTGTTACGGGGAAAACGAAACGAGCGATCGAAGACCATTTTGATAACAACTATGAATTAGAAGACAATCTGATGAAAAAGGAAAAATTTGACCTACTGGAAAAAGTAAAGCAACCGTCAAAGGTGGATATTCATTATATTCGTCAAAAAGAACCTAAAGGCTTAGGCCACGCGGTTTGGTGTGCACGTAAATTTATTGGTAATGAACCATTTGCTGTTTTACTTGGTGATGATATTGTCCAAGCCGAAACACCTGGATTACGCCAACTGATCGATCAATTTGAAGAAACCCAATGCTCTGTAGTAGGTGTACAGCAAGTTCCAATGGAGGAAACACACCGCTATGGAATTGTTGATCCAAACACGATTGAAGGTAGACGCTATCAAGTTAATCATTTTGTAGAAAAGCCTAAGCAAGGTACAGCACCGTCTAATTTAGCGATTATGGGTCGTTATGTGCTAACACCAGAAATCTTCACATTTCTTGATAGACAGGAAATTGGTGCCGGTGGAGAAATTCAATTAACAGACGCCATTCAAAAATTAAATGAAGTGCAGACTGTTTATGCGTATGATTTCGAAGGTAAACGCTATGATGTTGGTGAAAAGCTTGGCTTTGTAAAAACGACCATTGATTTGGCGCTGAAGAATGAAGAAATTCGTAAAGAACTGTTGAAGTATTTAGTGGAGAAGGTGAAAGCTACCTCGATCCATTAA
- a CDS encoding DegT/DnrJ/EryC1/StrS family aminotransferase: MTMNKMHIPFSPPDITNKEIEKVVNTLQSGWLTTGPRTKELEHKISEYIGVERAVCLNSATAAMELTLQLLGVGPGDEVVTTAYTYTATASVIHHVGAKIVLVDTTPGSYEMDYSKLAEAITEKTKVVIPVDIAGKMCDYEKIFNVVESRKDLFKPKNDIQAAYNRVIVMADAAHSFGAMQNGNISGQIADFTCFSFHAVKNLTTGEGGAVVWHNNNELDNEWIYKQYMLLSLHGQSKDALAKTKKGAWEYDIIYPAYKCNMTDIMASIGLVQIERYKDLLKRRREIIEMYDNEFKPLGLQSIEHYGDTFASSGHLYLLRLPELDEKQRNDIIVKMADKGIVCNVHYKPLPMLTAYKNLGFNISDYPNAFRQYANEITLPLHTLINDKEVEYISYNLKKYYKVVQKG; the protein is encoded by the coding sequence ATGACAATGAATAAAATGCATATACCATTTTCACCTCCTGATATTACTAATAAGGAAATAGAAAAAGTGGTAAATACATTACAATCAGGGTGGTTAACAACAGGGCCTAGAACAAAAGAATTAGAACATAAAATATCTGAATATATCGGTGTAGAACGGGCAGTTTGTTTGAATTCAGCTACAGCTGCAATGGAATTAACATTGCAGCTTCTAGGTGTTGGACCGGGTGATGAAGTTGTAACAACAGCTTATACATATACTGCAACAGCCTCTGTTATTCATCATGTTGGGGCTAAAATAGTTTTAGTAGATACCACCCCTGGCTCTTATGAAATGGATTATTCTAAATTAGCAGAAGCTATTACAGAAAAAACTAAAGTAGTGATCCCGGTTGATATTGCTGGTAAAATGTGTGATTATGAAAAGATTTTTAACGTAGTTGAAAGCAGAAAAGATTTGTTTAAACCCAAGAACGATATTCAGGCTGCATATAATAGAGTCATTGTAATGGCAGATGCAGCTCATTCCTTTGGAGCTATGCAAAACGGAAATATTTCTGGCCAAATTGCTGACTTTACATGTTTCTCATTCCATGCTGTTAAGAATTTGACAACTGGTGAAGGTGGAGCAGTTGTATGGCATAACAATAATGAGCTTGACAATGAATGGATCTATAAGCAATACATGCTATTAAGCCTTCACGGACAATCCAAAGACGCTCTTGCTAAAACTAAAAAAGGCGCATGGGAATACGATATAATTTATCCTGCTTACAAATGTAATATGACAGATATCATGGCAAGTATCGGTTTGGTTCAAATAGAGAGATACAAAGACCTTTTAAAGCGCCGTAGAGAGATCATAGAAATGTATGATAATGAATTTAAACCTTTAGGCCTTCAGTCTATTGAACATTATGGTGATACATTCGCTTCTTCTGGACACCTTTATTTACTTAGGTTACCAGAACTTGATGAAAAACAACGTAATGACATTATTGTAAAAATGGCTGATAAAGGTATAGTTTGTAATGTACATTATAAACCTTTACCTATGTTAACTGCATACAAAAATTTAGGTTTTAATATAAGTGATTATCCGAATGCATTTAGACAATATGCTAATGAAATAACACTTCCTTTACATACTTTAATTAATGATAAAGAGGTTGAATATATTTCTTATAATTTAAAAAAGTATTATAAAGTTGTTCAGAAGGGGTAG
- a CDS encoding ATP-grasp domain-containing protein, which yields MKKKILILGVASVQMDAINELKELGYETHAIAMAKDGPGADLADYFEEINILDENSIINYIKENKISAVYSIGSDLAIPVASSISEKLDLPLFVTEDTARFCNNKNLMRGKLGNDFFGNVKFQIVENIEDDIKINYPFILKPTDSQGQRGVFLINSFEDYVNNYNKAKEYSRSGLVILEQYISGPELSVNGYIVNGELVFLIPSDRQTWPEYTGLIHKHIVPSVNLAGDISDKMKLIIEKACSKLGINNGPVYTQMKLEQGIPYIIEITPRLDGCHMWKILTYYTGVNLIKLTFQHLLENDVSELNKQYDNYRDSYVLEFICQKPKTAASYTDFENEIRNALYSFNYYNPGDIIRPVNGRFEKIGYFINKV from the coding sequence ATGAAGAAAAAAATATTAATTCTAGGTGTAGCCTCGGTTCAAATGGATGCGATAAATGAGTTGAAAGAATTGGGGTATGAGACTCATGCTATTGCTATGGCAAAAGATGGCCCGGGTGCTGATTTGGCCGATTATTTTGAAGAGATAAACATATTGGATGAAAATTCTATAATAAATTATATTAAAGAGAATAAAATTTCTGCGGTGTATTCTATCGGATCTGATTTAGCTATACCTGTAGCAAGTAGTATAAGTGAAAAATTAGATTTGCCACTTTTTGTTACTGAAGATACAGCTAGATTTTGTAATAATAAGAATCTTATGAGGGGAAAATTAGGAAATGATTTCTTTGGAAATGTAAAATTTCAAATAGTTGAGAACATAGAAGATGATATTAAAATAAATTACCCTTTTATTTTAAAACCAACTGATTCCCAAGGTCAACGCGGGGTATTTTTAATTAATTCTTTTGAAGACTACGTAAATAATTATAATAAAGCTAAAGAATATTCGCGATCTGGATTAGTTATTTTAGAACAATATATTTCAGGTCCTGAGTTGTCCGTGAATGGGTATATTGTAAATGGCGAATTGGTCTTTCTAATTCCTTCCGATAGACAAACTTGGCCGGAGTATACTGGTTTAATTCATAAACATATTGTTCCTTCGGTAAACCTAGCTGGTGATATAAGTGACAAGATGAAACTAATTATCGAGAAAGCGTGCAGTAAACTAGGAATTAACAATGGACCAGTGTATACACAAATGAAATTAGAACAAGGGATACCATATATAATTGAAATAACACCACGTTTAGATGGTTGCCATATGTGGAAAATTTTAACTTATTATACGGGTGTAAATTTGATTAAACTAACCTTTCAACACTTACTTGAAAATGATGTGTCAGAGTTAAATAAACAATACGATAATTATAGAGATAGTTATGTGTTAGAGTTTATTTGTCAAAAACCTAAAACAGCTGCTAGCTATACCGACTTTGAGAATGAAATCAGAAATGCACTATATAGTTTTAATTACTATAATCCTGGTGATATTATTAGACCAGTAAATGGTAGATTTGAAAAAATTGGATACTTTATTAATAAAGTTTAA
- a CDS encoding NAD-dependent epimerase/dehydratase family protein, with translation MKVAVTGGMGFLGQYVVESIKKQNYIPLILSRKPDSSSNVELRPTDYSKDDLVKNLFDVDAIVHLAAKRGSQGKISEFHDNEILTQNLYEACFELGIHNIVYASTISVYSNDNKIPWTEENIPSPTLMYGISKLTNEYIGNIYSNKKGLRVKNLRLAHLYGFNEKNNYMINRFFRQAFHQEKLTLHAKSVAKREFLYAKDAAKAIICALNRSNTFGTFNIGSGEALTNYEVAVEINKAFKNVNNLVVKDSNADEGIYSSLMDSSLAREVFSFSPDYTFSKAVSEIYTFMRGLDDVPLWY, from the coding sequence ATGAAAGTAGCTGTTACTGGCGGAATGGGATTTTTGGGTCAATATGTAGTAGAAAGTATAAAAAAACAAAATTATATTCCACTAATATTATCTAGAAAACCAGACTCTAGTTCAAACGTTGAATTACGTCCAACAGATTATTCTAAAGACGATTTAGTAAAGAATTTATTTGATGTAGATGCAATAGTACATTTAGCTGCTAAAAGAGGCAGTCAGGGAAAAATATCGGAATTTCATGATAATGAGATTTTAACGCAAAATTTATATGAGGCATGTTTTGAACTGGGCATACACAATATTGTCTATGCTTCAACTATTTCCGTGTATTCAAATGATAATAAAATCCCTTGGACTGAAGAAAATATTCCATCACCAACACTAATGTATGGAATAAGTAAGTTAACCAATGAATACATAGGAAATATTTATTCAAATAAAAAAGGGTTGCGGGTTAAGAATTTAAGATTAGCTCACTTATATGGCTTTAATGAAAAAAATAATTATATGATTAATAGATTTTTTAGACAGGCGTTTCACCAAGAAAAGCTAACATTACACGCTAAAAGTGTTGCAAAAAGAGAGTTTCTTTATGCAAAAGATGCAGCTAAAGCAATTATTTGTGCGTTAAACAGGAGTAATACTTTTGGAACCTTTAATATTGGTAGCGGTGAAGCATTGACGAATTATGAAGTAGCAGTAGAAATTAATAAAGCATTTAAAAATGTAAATAACTTAGTAGTTAAAGATTCTAATGCTGACGAAGGAATATATTCATCATTAATGGATAGTAGTTTAGCAAGAGAAGTTTTTAGTTTTTCTCCTGATTACACTTTTTCTAAAGCTGTTTCTGAAATTTATACATTTATGCGGGGGTTGGATGATGTACCGTTATGGTATTAA
- a CDS encoding sugar transferase, whose amino-acid sequence MYRYGIKRLLDIVVALLALPILFLITPVVAVLIKLEDRGPVFYNAPRLGRNMVEFKMYKFRSMKVNAPDIRNKDGSTFNCEDDTRVTKTGKILRKTSIDELPQLINVIKGDMSFVGPRPSPLGNKELYPKDYFKKFDIRPGITGYNQAVLRNKSTMDQRIKNDLFYVENESLLLDIKILLLTFKSIMKFENINRNDKKEKVDL is encoded by the coding sequence ATGTACCGTTATGGTATTAAAAGATTACTTGATATAGTAGTAGCTTTGTTAGCACTACCGATTTTATTTCTTATAACACCTGTAGTGGCTGTGTTAATTAAGTTAGAAGATAGAGGACCAGTGTTTTATAATGCACCTAGATTAGGCAGGAATATGGTTGAGTTTAAAATGTACAAGTTCCGTTCTATGAAAGTAAATGCTCCTGACATACGTAATAAAGATGGAAGTACTTTTAATTGTGAAGATGATACAAGAGTAACAAAAACAGGAAAAATTTTAAGAAAAACAAGTATAGATGAACTTCCACAATTGATTAATGTAATAAAAGGGGATATGAGTTTTGTAGGACCTAGACCAAGCCCCTTGGGAAATAAAGAACTTTATCCTAAAGATTATTTTAAAAAATTTGATATTAGACCAGGTATTACGGGCTATAATCAGGCAGTGCTAAGGAATAAATCAACAATGGATCAACGTATTAAAAATGATTTATTTTATGTAGAGAATGAGTCACTACTTTTAGATATTAAGATTCTTTTATTAACATTTAAGTCTATTATGAAATTTGAAAATATAAATCGTAATGATAAGAAAGAAAAGGTGGACCTGTAG
- a CDS encoding glycosyltransferase, protein MEKCLILLTNYYPFHKGEEYLESEINYLSKKFYKILIISTMVNKNMSQTRNVPENVDVLPIGVDHSVFGKVNMVRSQYKKIYRNKEKMKMIKQDTNGNILHKLYCYYFECRAMYIYSELKDKLRKYNFNNYDSIIIYSYWLYITARVALELKDDYFRERSVHTISRAHRYDLYEDVAPLNYLPEREFLLNGLDAIYPCSNDGVYEINKKYPNFKGKIKVGRLGTVSPGVMSRTKDDKLYIVSCSVVRKVKRLDLLIESLTKLESKNIPYLWTHIGGGPEFKKIKKLAQKKLSRKNVDFKGFLKNQDVLNWYKNNYATVFVNISSSEGVPVAIMEAISMGLPVIATDVGGTREIVENTKNGYLLSKNCNADDIANCLLTFHSIDKGSYIQMCEDAINIWRERCDADYLYDKFSSFLITK, encoded by the coding sequence GTGGAAAAATGCTTAATCCTTTTAACAAACTATTATCCGTTCCACAAAGGTGAAGAATACCTGGAATCTGAGATAAATTATTTATCGAAAAAATTTTATAAAATACTTATCATATCTACAATGGTGAATAAGAATATGAGTCAGACTAGAAATGTGCCAGAAAATGTAGATGTACTTCCTATTGGGGTTGATCACTCCGTGTTTGGTAAGGTAAACATGGTTCGAAGTCAATATAAAAAAATATATCGCAATAAAGAAAAAATGAAAATGATAAAACAAGATACAAATGGTAATATATTGCATAAATTATATTGTTATTACTTCGAATGTCGTGCAATGTACATTTATAGTGAGTTGAAAGATAAGTTAAGAAAATATAATTTTAATAACTATGATTCAATTATTATCTACAGTTATTGGTTATATATAACCGCAAGAGTAGCCTTAGAATTAAAAGATGACTATTTTAGAGAGAGAAGTGTACATACTATATCTAGAGCACACAGATATGATTTATATGAAGATGTTGCACCTTTAAATTATTTGCCTGAAAGAGAATTTTTATTAAATGGACTTGATGCTATTTATCCATGTTCAAATGATGGAGTATACGAAATAAATAAAAAATATCCAAATTTTAAAGGTAAGATAAAAGTAGGAAGACTAGGTACGGTGTCTCCAGGTGTAATGAGCCGTACTAAAGATGATAAATTGTATATTGTAAGTTGTTCTGTAGTGCGTAAAGTGAAAAGATTAGATTTATTAATAGAATCTTTAACAAAATTAGAAAGTAAAAATATTCCTTACTTATGGACGCACATTGGGGGAGGACCGGAATTTAAAAAGATTAAAAAGTTAGCTCAAAAAAAACTTAGTAGAAAAAATGTTGATTTTAAAGGGTTCTTAAAGAATCAAGACGTATTAAATTGGTATAAAAATAATTATGCCACTGTATTTGTAAATATTTCTTCTTCTGAAGGAGTTCCAGTAGCTATAATGGAAGCAATTTCGATGGGGCTTCCTGTAATTGCAACTGATGTTGGAGGAACTAGAGAAATAGTAGAAAATACAAAAAACGGGTATTTACTAAGTAAGAATTGTAATGCAGATGATATCGCTAATTGTTTATTAACGTTTCATAGTATTGATAAAGGAAGTTATATCCAGATGTGTGAAGACGCTATTAATATTTGGCGTGAAAGGTGTGACGCTGATTATCTATACGATAAATTTTCCTCTTTTTTAATTACAAAGTAA